A DNA window from Bradyrhizobium sp. CCBAU 53421 contains the following coding sequences:
- the radA gene encoding DNA repair protein RadA — MAKSTLSFVCQNCGAAYNRWQGKCDSCGEWNTLAEEDTTGSVPVSIRSKRKGRTFALESLSGKTQDAPRLSSGMTELDRVTGGGFVRGSVLLVGGDPGIGKSTLLTQATSMMARAGHRAVYISGEEAVAQVRLRAERLGLADAPVQLASETSVEDIVSTLSEGAVPRLIVIDSIQTMWTDTVESAPGTVTQVRASAQALIRFAKKTGAAIILVGHVTKDGQIAGPRVVEHMVDAVLSFEGEGSQQFRILRSVKNRFGATDEIGVFEMTGLGLREVTNPSELFLSERELGSPGTAVFAGIEGTRPVLVELQALVAPTSLGTPRRAVVGWDPSRLSMVLAVLEAHCGVKLSGHDVYLNVAGGLRIQEPAADLAAAAALVSSLVNAPLPTDAVYFGEISLSGAIRPVAQTPARLKEALKLGFGRAILPESARGDGGGDTGLTLNSVGNLTTLVAEIAARGTPRGGRAAPRDDQDGSGGAESAGKNATPARFRRDNS, encoded by the coding sequence ATGGCCAAATCCACCCTCTCCTTCGTCTGCCAGAACTGCGGCGCGGCGTATAATCGCTGGCAGGGCAAGTGCGATTCCTGCGGCGAGTGGAACACGCTGGCCGAGGAAGACACCACGGGCTCGGTGCCGGTCTCGATCCGCAGCAAGCGGAAGGGACGGACGTTTGCGCTGGAATCGCTGTCCGGCAAAACCCAGGACGCGCCGCGGCTGTCGTCCGGCATGACCGAGCTCGACCGCGTCACCGGCGGCGGCTTCGTCCGCGGCTCGGTGCTCTTGGTCGGCGGCGATCCCGGCATCGGAAAATCCACCCTGCTGACCCAGGCAACCTCCATGATGGCGCGCGCCGGCCATCGCGCGGTCTATATCTCCGGCGAAGAGGCGGTCGCGCAGGTGCGGCTCCGCGCCGAGCGGCTCGGGCTCGCGGATGCGCCGGTGCAGCTGGCGTCCGAAACCTCGGTCGAGGACATCGTCTCGACGCTGTCGGAAGGCGCGGTGCCGCGGCTGATCGTGATCGATTCGATCCAGACCATGTGGACCGACACCGTCGAATCCGCGCCCGGCACCGTGACCCAGGTCCGCGCCTCGGCGCAGGCGCTGATCCGCTTCGCCAAGAAGACGGGCGCTGCGATCATCCTGGTCGGCCATGTCACGAAGGACGGCCAGATCGCCGGTCCCCGCGTGGTCGAGCATATGGTTGACGCGGTGCTGTCGTTCGAGGGCGAAGGCTCGCAGCAGTTCCGTATCCTGCGCTCGGTGAAGAACCGGTTCGGCGCGACCGACGAGATCGGCGTGTTCGAGATGACCGGGCTCGGGCTGCGCGAGGTTACCAACCCCTCCGAATTGTTCCTCTCCGAGCGCGAGCTCGGCAGCCCTGGCACCGCGGTGTTCGCCGGCATCGAGGGCACCCGCCCGGTGCTGGTAGAGTTGCAGGCGCTGGTGGCGCCGACTTCGCTCGGCACCCCGCGCCGCGCCGTGGTCGGCTGGGACCCGAGCCGGCTGTCGATGGTGCTGGCGGTGCTGGAAGCGCATTGCGGCGTCAAATTGTCCGGACATGACGTCTATCTCAATGTCGCGGGCGGCCTGCGCATCCAGGAACCGGCCGCCGACCTTGCCGCGGCGGCCGCGCTGGTCTCCTCGCTGGTCAATGCGCCCTTGCCGACGGATGCGGTCTATTTCGGCGAGATTTCGCTCTCCGGCGCAATCCGCCCGGTGGCGCAGACCCCGGCCCGGCTGAAGGAGGCCCTGAAGCTCGGCTTCGGCCGCGCCATCCTGCCCGAATCGGCCCGCGGCGATGGCGGCGGCGATACCGGGCTCACCCTCAACAGCGTCGGTAATCTGACCACGCTGGTCGCCGAAATTGCGGCGCGCGGTACGCCAAGAGGCGGACGCGCTGCGCCAAGGGACGACCAGGACGGCTCTGGAGGCGCTGAATCGGCTGGGAAAAATGCCACACCGGCCCGATTCCGACGCGACAACAGCTAA
- a CDS encoding DUF2147 domain-containing protein, with amino-acid sequence MNYMVRLFLRSLVAAILMSSTGQAEVIASSDPSGTWATEDGRARIRLERCGTARDRICGFIVWMKDPLDPRGQPFRDSFNPDPDKRTRALLGHQLILGLKPTAEGRFDGDIYNAEDGKSYSVSLWRDASDRLKLKGCLLKLLCQTQTWTQTLDVRPGQLVGLTGDAGGPRADREWASLPAAAKAKSAAK; translated from the coding sequence ATGAATTACATGGTTCGCCTGTTTCTGCGCAGCCTGGTCGCCGCCATTCTGATGAGCTCAACCGGCCAAGCCGAAGTGATCGCATCGAGCGATCCGAGCGGCACATGGGCCACCGAAGACGGACGCGCACGCATCCGTCTCGAACGCTGCGGCACCGCGCGCGACCGCATCTGCGGCTTCATCGTGTGGATGAAGGATCCGCTCGATCCGCGCGGCCAGCCGTTCCGCGACAGCTTCAATCCCGACCCCGACAAGCGCACGCGCGCGCTGCTCGGCCATCAGCTGATCCTGGGATTGAAGCCGACAGCGGAGGGCCGCTTCGACGGCGACATCTACAATGCCGAGGACGGCAAGTCCTATTCGGTCTCGCTGTGGCGGGATGCGTCCGACCGGCTGAAGCTCAAGGGGTGTCTGCTCAAGCTGCTGTGCCAGACCCAGACCTGGACGCAAACGCTGGACGTTCGGCCCGGACAGCTGGTCGGACTGACCGGCGATGCCGGCGGCCCGCGCGCCGACCGGGAATGGGCATCGCTGCCGGCGGCGGCCAAGGCGAAGTCGGCGGCGAAATGA
- a CDS encoding HAD family phosphatase, whose product MGALIFDFDGVIADSEAIANTVLAKAVSDLGHPSTLDQALSRYSGKRWVDVIAEIEAAIGRPVPTDFQSAFNRATLDRLRSDLKEVSGATDFIRKFFGIPRCIASSSSMERLQLCLSVLGLEAEFDGHIFSADMVARGKPHPDIFLLAAEKLGARPGECLVIEDSAGGIKGAVAAGMTAIGLCAASHIRDGHDVKLRDAGAVHLANSWREVEEIARQFFRMAG is encoded by the coding sequence GTGGGCGCATTGATCTTCGACTTCGACGGCGTGATCGCCGACAGCGAGGCCATCGCCAACACCGTACTGGCGAAGGCCGTCAGTGATCTCGGCCATCCATCCACGCTCGATCAGGCGCTCAGTCGCTATTCCGGCAAACGCTGGGTCGACGTCATCGCCGAGATCGAGGCCGCCATCGGACGACCTGTGCCGACCGATTTCCAGAGCGCGTTCAACCGCGCCACGCTGGACCGGCTTCGCAGCGACCTCAAGGAGGTCAGCGGTGCCACCGACTTCATCCGAAAATTCTTCGGCATCCCGCGATGCATCGCCTCGTCGAGCTCGATGGAACGCCTGCAATTGTGCCTCTCGGTGCTCGGACTGGAAGCGGAATTCGACGGCCACATCTTCAGCGCCGACATGGTCGCGCGCGGCAAGCCGCATCCGGATATCTTCCTGCTCGCCGCCGAGAAGCTCGGCGCAAGGCCCGGCGAATGCCTGGTCATCGAGGACAGCGCCGGCGGCATCAAGGGAGCGGTCGCGGCCGGCATGACCGCCATTGGCTTGTGCGCCGCCAGCCACATTCGCGACGGTCACGACGTCAAACTGCGCGACGCGGGCGCGGTACATCTGGCGAATTCGTGGCGCGAGGTCGAGGAGATTGCGCGGCAATTCTTCCGGATGGCGGGCTGA
- a CDS encoding DUF3313 domain-containing protein yields the protein MESSIAARGLGAVALCVLATGCAAVTPVAYSEVASTAYMTPDTSDSSGRVPYRYAPPVDWRSYNKVMLDPVVIYRGADHQFGDMSEKDKETLAAYMQTRFADKLRGRFTLVNTRGPNTFRLRLTLTGAVANTPVLGTLSRFDMAGAIYNGVQAARDGEGAMTGSVIYAVEMFDSATARLLGAYVSKQYPNAYDIKASVGDLAAATAGIDKGADAFMAQLK from the coding sequence ATGGAGAGCTCGATCGCCGCGCGCGGTCTGGGAGCGGTGGCGCTTTGCGTCCTCGCAACAGGATGTGCCGCCGTCACGCCGGTGGCTTATTCGGAGGTGGCGTCAACGGCCTACATGACGCCTGATACGTCCGATTCCTCAGGCCGCGTGCCGTATCGCTATGCGCCGCCGGTCGATTGGCGGAGCTACAACAAGGTCATGCTCGATCCGGTCGTGATCTATCGCGGCGCGGATCATCAGTTCGGCGACATGTCCGAGAAGGACAAGGAGACGCTCGCCGCCTACATGCAGACCCGCTTCGCCGACAAGCTGCGCGGCCGCTTCACGCTGGTGAATACGCGCGGGCCCAACACGTTTCGCCTGCGGCTGACGTTGACCGGCGCGGTCGCCAACACGCCGGTGCTCGGCACGCTGTCGCGCTTCGATATGGCCGGCGCGATCTATAACGGCGTGCAGGCCGCGCGTGACGGCGAGGGCGCGATGACCGGTTCGGTGATCTATGCCGTCGAGATGTTCGACAGCGCGACCGCACGGCTGCTCGGCGCTTACGTCAGCAAGCAATATCCCAATGCCTACGACATCAAGGCCAGCGTCGGCGATCTCGCCGCCGCCACCGCCGGCATCGACAAGGGTGCCGATGCCTTCATGGCGCAGCTGAAGTGA
- a CDS encoding ABC transporter substrate-binding protein, giving the protein MTTMLARRHAVLLACAALGLATPAFAQDKNVKIGVLNDMSGLYADIGGPNSVAAANMAVEDSGLRAKGWKIEVVSGDHQNKPDVGVNIARNWIDNDKVDIITDTPNSGVALAVSNLAKEKNSIVLNSGAATADLTGKACNANTISYTFDTYMLANGTGKALTKAGGDSWFFLTADYAFGHALERDTAAVVSANGGKVLGGVKHPLNTADFSSFLLQAQASKAKIIGLANAGGDTTNAIKQASEFGITAGGQKLAALLLFVNDVHALGLKIAQGLTFTESFYWDMNDQTRAWSKRFQKVSPKGSMPSMTVAGVYAGVLHYLKALDAMGANPHDGAKVVAKMKEIPTDDPLFGKGPLRIDGRRIIPAYLFEVKKPEESKYPWDYYKLIATISPEDAAKPLEASDCPLVKK; this is encoded by the coding sequence ATGACGACGATGCTTGCGCGGCGCCACGCCGTGCTTCTTGCTTGCGCTGCACTCGGACTTGCAACGCCGGCTTTTGCTCAGGACAAGAACGTCAAGATCGGCGTCTTGAACGACATGTCGGGCCTCTATGCCGACATCGGTGGGCCGAATTCGGTGGCCGCGGCCAACATGGCGGTGGAAGATTCCGGCCTGCGCGCCAAGGGCTGGAAGATCGAGGTGGTCAGCGGCGATCACCAGAACAAGCCCGACGTCGGCGTCAACATCGCGCGCAACTGGATCGACAACGACAAGGTCGACATCATCACCGATACGCCGAACTCCGGCGTCGCGCTGGCGGTGAGCAACCTTGCCAAGGAGAAGAACTCGATCGTGCTCAATTCGGGGGCTGCGACCGCCGATCTCACCGGCAAGGCCTGCAACGCCAACACGATCTCCTACACGTTCGACACCTACATGCTCGCCAACGGCACCGGCAAGGCGCTGACCAAGGCCGGCGGCGACAGCTGGTTCTTCCTCACCGCCGACTACGCCTTCGGCCATGCGCTGGAGCGCGACACCGCCGCGGTCGTGTCAGCCAACGGCGGCAAGGTGCTCGGCGGCGTCAAGCACCCGCTCAACACCGCGGATTTCTCCTCGTTCCTGCTGCAGGCGCAGGCCTCCAAGGCCAAGATCATCGGCCTCGCCAATGCCGGCGGCGACACCACCAACGCGATCAAGCAGGCGTCCGAATTCGGCATCACCGCCGGCGGACAGAAGCTCGCGGCGCTGCTGCTGTTCGTCAACGACGTGCACGCGCTGGGGCTGAAGATCGCCCAGGGCCTCACCTTCACCGAGTCGTTCTACTGGGACATGAACGACCAGACCCGCGCCTGGTCGAAGCGCTTCCAGAAGGTGTCGCCGAAGGGCTCGATGCCCTCGATGACGGTGGCCGGCGTCTATGCCGGCGTGCTGCATTATCTGAAGGCGCTCGACGCGATGGGCGCCAATCCGCATGACGGCGCCAAGGTCGTCGCCAAGATGAAGGAGATCCCGACCGACGATCCGCTGTTCGGCAAGGGCCCGCTGCGCATCGACGGCCGCCGCATCATCCCGGCCTATCTGTTCGAGGTGAAGAAGCCGGAAGAGTCCAAATATCCGTGGGACTATTACAAGCTGATCGCCACCATCTCGCCGGAAGACGCCGCCAAGCCGCTCGAGGCCAGCGACTGTCCGCTGGTGAAGAAGTGA
- the purF gene encoding amidophosphoribosyltransferase produces the protein MNEMQTPSDHGAQLDLDLGPTELQEHLRQEHLREDDLRYHPDLDGDTLREECGVFGVFGHPEAAAITALGLHALQHRGQEAAGIVSFDGSRFHSERRLGLVGDAFSRREVIERLPGNAAVGHVRYSTTGGTILRNVQPLFAELSAGGFAVGHNGNLTNGLTLRRELVKGGAMMQSTTDTEVILHLVAQSKRTRFIDRFIEALRTIEGAYALVALTNKKLVGARDPLGIRPLVLGDLDGHPILTSETCALDMIGAKYVRDIEPGEIIVFDEHGAHSHKPFPPKPARPCIFEYIYFARPDSIVGGRSVYDVRKAFGAQLACESHPEVDVVVPVPDSGVPAAVGYSQYSGVPFELGIIRNHYVGRTFIQPTQTVRELGVRMKHSANRAAIEGKRIILIDDSLVRGTTSKKIVRMMRDAGAREVHFRLASPPILYPDYYGIDLPDRGGLLAATHSLEEMRDIIGADSLAFLSIDGMYRAMGYEGRDPSNPKFADHCFTGAYPTHLTDQSETEPSPRQLSLLAEAS, from the coding sequence ATGAACGAGATGCAAACCCCTTCCGATCATGGCGCCCAACTGGATCTCGACCTCGGCCCGACGGAATTGCAGGAACATCTTCGACAGGAACATCTCCGGGAAGACGATCTCAGATACCACCCCGATCTCGATGGCGACACGCTTCGCGAGGAATGCGGCGTGTTCGGCGTCTTCGGCCACCCGGAGGCGGCCGCGATCACCGCGCTCGGCCTGCACGCCCTGCAGCACCGCGGCCAGGAGGCCGCCGGCATCGTCTCGTTCGACGGCAGCCGTTTCCACAGTGAACGCCGCCTCGGCCTGGTCGGCGACGCCTTCTCCCGCCGCGAGGTGATCGAGCGGCTGCCCGGCAATGCCGCGGTCGGCCATGTCCGCTACTCCACCACCGGCGGCACCATCCTGCGCAACGTGCAGCCGCTGTTCGCCGAGCTCAGCGCCGGCGGCTTCGCGGTCGGCCACAACGGCAATTTGACCAACGGCCTGACCCTGCGCCGCGAGCTGGTCAAGGGCGGCGCCATGATGCAGTCGACCACCGACACCGAGGTGATCCTGCATCTCGTCGCGCAGTCGAAGCGCACCCGCTTCATCGACCGTTTCATCGAGGCACTGCGCACCATCGAGGGCGCCTATGCGCTGGTGGCACTGACCAACAAGAAGCTGGTCGGCGCACGCGATCCGCTCGGCATCCGTCCCTTGGTGCTCGGCGATCTCGACGGCCATCCGATCCTGACCTCGGAGACCTGCGCGCTCGACATGATCGGCGCCAAATATGTCCGCGACATCGAGCCCGGCGAGATCATCGTGTTCGACGAGCACGGCGCACACAGCCACAAGCCGTTCCCGCCGAAGCCGGCACGGCCCTGCATCTTCGAGTACATCTATTTCGCGCGGCCGGATTCGATCGTCGGCGGCCGCTCGGTGTACGACGTGCGCAAGGCGTTCGGCGCCCAGCTCGCCTGCGAGAGCCATCCCGAGGTCGACGTCGTGGTGCCGGTGCCGGATTCCGGCGTGCCCGCCGCGGTCGGCTACAGCCAGTATTCCGGCGTGCCGTTCGAGCTCGGCATCATCCGCAACCACTATGTCGGCCGCACCTTCATCCAGCCGACCCAGACCGTGCGCGAGCTCGGCGTGCGCATGAAGCACTCGGCCAACCGCGCCGCGATCGAAGGCAAGCGCATCATCCTGATCGACGACAGTCTGGTGCGCGGCACCACCTCGAAGAAGATCGTGCGCATGATGCGCGACGCCGGCGCCCGCGAGGTGCATTTCCGCCTCGCCTCGCCGCCGATCCTCTATCCCGACTATTACGGCATCGACCTGCCCGACCGCGGTGGCCTGCTCGCCGCGACCCACTCGCTCGAGGAGATGCGCGACATCATCGGCGCCGACTCGCTCGCCTTCCTGTCGATCGACGGCATGTACCGCGCGATGGGCTATGAGGGCCGCGACCCCTCCAACCCGAAATTCGCCGACCACTGCTTCACCGGTGCCTATCCGACCCATCTCACCGACCAGAGTGAAACCGAGCCCTCCCCGCGCCAGCTCTCGCTGCTGGCGGAGGCGAGCTGA
- a CDS encoding nuclear transport factor 2 family protein — translation MTQQNRTAETEVRTLIEAWADAVRRHDYAGVLAHHDQDIVMFDVPPPFQSHGLDAYRKTWDLFFGCQRPSYAFDIEEIAITAGDDVAFAVMVMRCGPPDDTFQFRLTIGLRKIDGKWRVTHEHHSVPATD, via the coding sequence ATGACACAGCAGAACCGGACGGCCGAAACCGAAGTCAGAACACTCATCGAAGCCTGGGCGGACGCCGTCCGCAGACACGACTATGCGGGCGTTCTCGCCCATCACGATCAGGACATCGTGATGTTCGACGTGCCGCCGCCGTTCCAGTCACACGGACTTGATGCGTACAGGAAGACCTGGGATCTGTTCTTCGGCTGCCAACGCCCGTCCTACGCTTTCGATATCGAGGAGATCGCGATCACGGCCGGCGACGACGTCGCTTTCGCGGTCATGGTGATGCGGTGCGGCCCGCCCGACGACACGTTCCAGTTCCGCCTGACGATCGGACTGCGCAAGATCGACGGCAAATGGCGGGTCACGCACGAGCACCATTCGGTGCCGGCGACTGACTAG
- a CDS encoding CvpA family protein yields the protein MPITILDLVLLGVMLISGLLAMVRGFMREILSIAAWGAAALVTLYAFSKLLPTAKTYFNNDTVAAVVVVAGVFIGTLIVVSIITVRISDMILDSRIGALDRTLGFLFGLARGLLIVVVAFMFFTWLVPDKQRPDWVTGAKSRVVLQGTGDWLMSLLPDDPENTILKKFKKNKPDDDSAADTNDQATPASGDGYSKPARDSLKKLIEKPAGR from the coding sequence ATGCCCATAACGATACTCGATCTCGTCCTGCTCGGGGTGATGCTGATCTCGGGCCTGCTCGCGATGGTGCGTGGCTTCATGCGCGAGATCCTGTCGATCGCGGCCTGGGGCGCCGCCGCGCTGGTCACTCTTTATGCTTTCTCGAAGCTGCTGCCGACCGCCAAAACTTACTTCAATAACGACACGGTCGCGGCCGTCGTGGTGGTGGCCGGTGTCTTCATCGGCACGCTGATCGTGGTCTCGATCATCACGGTGCGGATCTCCGACATGATCCTGGATTCCCGGATCGGCGCGCTCGACCGCACCCTCGGTTTCCTGTTCGGGCTCGCCCGCGGCCTCCTGATCGTGGTCGTGGCGTTCATGTTCTTCACCTGGCTGGTTCCGGACAAGCAGCGGCCCGATTGGGTGACCGGCGCGAAGTCCCGGGTGGTGCTGCAGGGAACCGGGGATTGGCTGATGTCGCTCTTGCCTGACGACCCCGAGAACACCATCTTAAAGAAGTTCAAGAAGAATAAGCCAGACGACGATTCTGCGGCTGATACCAACGATCAGGCGACGCCGGCGTCGGGCGATGGCTATAGCAAACCTGCGCGTGACAGCTTGAAAAAGCTGATCGAGAAACCCGCGGGCCGATAA
- a CDS encoding TetR/AcrR family transcriptional regulator, translating to MDNPSRSERSRNAALDAAITIVTRDGPGRLTLDAIARESGLSKGGVMHQFRTKEAVLRALLEQQMTHFEEFSSRYLEKARETTDQPELAAQIATLKEAISTPRAGAFALLAAMNENPELMAMPRDVDIKKVALMKAEARDPDLALLRWAAARGLLLSSLFGLSSLTDAERDRLFERLLDDSKWTALEQGAATTGKSSKTTTAARAASPQPAGARTAKQVSARKRR from the coding sequence ATGGATAATCCTTCCCGTTCGGAACGCTCCCGCAACGCCGCACTCGACGCCGCGATCACCATCGTGACGCGCGATGGTCCGGGGCGCCTGACGCTGGATGCGATCGCGCGCGAGAGCGGGCTCAGCAAGGGCGGCGTGATGCATCAGTTCCGCACCAAGGAAGCGGTGCTGCGCGCCTTGCTCGAGCAGCAGATGACGCATTTCGAGGAATTCTCGAGCCGCTATCTCGAAAAGGCACGCGAGACCACGGATCAGCCCGAGCTGGCGGCGCAGATCGCAACGCTTAAGGAAGCGATCTCGACGCCGCGGGCAGGGGCGTTCGCACTGCTGGCGGCGATGAACGAGAATCCCGAATTGATGGCGATGCCGCGCGACGTCGACATCAAGAAGGTCGCGTTGATGAAGGCCGAGGCGCGCGATCCCGATCTCGCACTGCTGCGCTGGGCGGCGGCGCGGGGGCTGCTGCTGAGTTCGCTGTTCGGCCTGTCGTCATTGACCGACGCCGAGCGCGACCGCCTGTTCGAGCGATTGCTCGACGACAGCAAATGGACTGCGCTCGAGCAGGGCGCGGCGACGACTGGCAAGTCATCCAAGACGACGACAGCGGCGCGAGCAGCATCGCCGCAGCCTGCCGGCGCACGCACTGCAAAGCAGGTTTCGGCGCGCAAGCGCCGCTGA
- a CDS encoding SDR family NAD(P)-dependent oxidoreductase has translation MTKPLASRIALVTGASRGIGYATSIALAKAGAHVVAVARTQGGLEELDDEIRKGGGSATLVPLSLTDYEGIARLGLALHERHGKLDILVGNAGTAGPSSPLGHIELKPWNDVFAINVTANFQLIRCMDPLLRQSDAGRAVFVTSGVAHKANAYLGPYAASKAALDALVRSWANETANTALRVNLFSPGPIRTRMRAQVFPGEDPMTLDTPDMAAEFIVPMCSPEWTETGRLYDYKARTLRSFQPPV, from the coding sequence ATGACAAAACCCCTTGCCTCCCGAATTGCCCTCGTGACCGGCGCCTCGCGCGGCATCGGCTATGCGACATCGATCGCGCTGGCCAAGGCCGGCGCCCATGTCGTCGCGGTGGCGCGCACCCAAGGCGGGCTGGAAGAGCTCGACGACGAGATCCGGAAAGGTGGCGGCAGCGCCACGCTGGTGCCGCTCTCGCTCACCGATTACGAGGGCATCGCGCGGCTCGGGCTCGCGCTGCATGAGCGCCACGGCAAGCTCGATATCCTGGTCGGCAATGCCGGGACGGCCGGCCCGTCGTCGCCGCTCGGCCATATCGAGCTGAAGCCGTGGAACGACGTGTTCGCGATCAACGTCACCGCGAATTTCCAGCTGATCCGCTGCATGGACCCGCTGCTGCGGCAGTCCGACGCCGGCCGCGCGGTGTTCGTGACGTCAGGCGTGGCGCACAAGGCCAACGCCTATCTCGGCCCCTATGCGGCCTCGAAGGCCGCGCTCGACGCGCTGGTGCGCTCCTGGGCCAACGAGACCGCCAACACGGCGCTGCGCGTCAACCTGTTCAGCCCCGGCCCGATCCGCACGCGGATGCGCGCGCAGGTATTTCCCGGCGAAGACCCGATGACGCTGGATACGCCCGACATGGCCGCGGAATTCATCGTGCCGATGTGTTCACCTGAGTGGACCGAAACCGGCAGGCTCTACGACTACAAGGCGCGCACGCTGCGGAGTTTTCAGCCGCCGGTGTGA